The Tripterygium wilfordii isolate XIE 37 chromosome 23, ASM1340144v1, whole genome shotgun sequence genomic sequence AAAGCATGTCTGACACTAATAGCTAATATCTTCTTTGATATTTACTTTACTGTATTCACAGTAACTTTCCCTTAGACAGGAACTATGTTTCAAAGTGTCTTTATTGTATGGGCGCTTGCACGATGGCGCTGCCACAACGAAGGCGTTGGCACACCCGAGCGTCAATTTATCATATGACCATTCCTCAAGGGAGCATCATCCAATCTTGTTTACAACCGACATTCGTGGATGTAACAGGCACAGATCCCCAGGTATGACCTACTGTCATGCAAATATCCATTCATTAATTGTCGCCCACAATACTATCCATACCCCAACCGACATGTGTCACAGTCACTTCATATGTCTCAATATCCTTATCATACTTTTTGTCTATCAACTCTGACACAACCGAGATACTTGACTTTCGTACTCTTACATCATGTAGTCCTATCCAATAGGACACAGGTGGGCAACACAATTCCCGAGATCAATCCTCAATTCCTCACTTTCATATAAATACTCTTCTCTTACCTTGGAAAAGGAGATCGATTCTAGAACATTACAAGCTAGAAACCAAAACTTTATGAAACCTCACTAAAAGATACTTAGACAAAACATATAgaccgacgctcaagttagcctCCAAGATAATCACAAGCCAAAGTAATCACAAATTAGAGCTTAAAAAAGTATCTTGGGCTTTACCTCCTTTTTATAGTGGAAGAGTTTCATttcttgtccggtccggttgatgTGTCAAAAATGGTGATTTTAAGATCCTCTCTCATGTGTCCCTAGTCAACATTGTATAAACATGAAATCACTTAAGGACTTCACATCAAACAAAGACCCAAAGCAAGGTTTTTAGAACCGGACCGGCCAGTCGATCCCATCGGTGACTAGGCACTTGTCTTGTTCTATTGTTGTGTCAAAACCGATAATTTTAAGAATaacaaattttcaattgaatcgACCAATTCTTCAGTTGAACTGGTTTGAATTGGTCGATTTTGAACCGATTtggttaatttgtttaaattaataaaatattttaaattttgctCTTGGTAGGATTTAAACTCATGACCTCTATTCATTAAGAAATGCTCTAACTAGCTAAGTtatgtgactttttttttgtctaaaattatactttatttgaatatatgatattttataaaaGTTCATTTACATATTGTGAGATAATAAAACATGAAATAATTCATTAGGTAGAACCCAGTTTGAATTGCGGTTGATCATTGAATCGTTAATTGAAGATTTTTCTGGTTCGATGATCGGTCcagttttcaaaaccttgaccCAAAGTAGAGAACCTCCACCACAGCATCATTGTCATGACTCTTCTCTCACACTTTATTTCCAAACCTATCCCGATTCTCATTGACGGCAATATCGTCATTGGAATTTGGAGGTGGCCAGGTACTGGTTGTGACAATTGATGGTGAGGTAGATTTCCTCCTGGACAGTTGCGGTGAGCGGGCTATGAAGCTTCTCAAGTTCGTCGAAGTGGAGAGcgtagagagagaatgaggagATGGGTCATGGGTGGAGGAGGAGTACAGGATAGAAAGAGATAAGGAGCGGGGTAAGTGGAGAGGTAAGGGAATTTGTGCCCTAACAAAGTTGAATTAGAGAGACAAATATTATCTTTTTACTTTATTTGTCATGTAAGCACGCTAACtaggcatgccacctagatcaTAGAAGTTTATGAAAGTTTATTCCATGTAAGTTTAGCATTTGATGTGAGTAGGGAAAGATTTTcaacaaatccatcaaacaaCATGTGGCTTTGAACttgtgaaaaaaataatactgaTATTACCAAAATACGCCCGCCAATAGAAATAGGTCACGTGGCCACACAAGTGTCAGCTAGGCCTGGATAAAGAAAGAACCGAAGGATACACTTCGGTTATCCCGAAGTACCTATTTTGGTCACACATGAACTCATACCAAAGTCAACAACTTTGACCCAACTCCTACCATACCGAAGTCCGACCTTGGTAATGTCTCTACACAATCGAAGTAGGTATGGACCAAGTCCAATGATTAAGAGTCCAATAGGACACCAAATCTTAATAAAGTccaactcccctttggagagggatacggTTTGAATTATAAGAAGATACATTTTGGAGGAGCCATATCAATATATAGCTGAGAAGAAAACAAGATCGTCGACCGTCCACTCAACTCAAGTACAATacatatttgatatttcaattatatatatatagcaaacgATGCACATTGGGCGAAAGTACCAAAGTCTCTCTTAACCAAACCCGTGAGTCAAACTTAACTTAAGCCAACTGAACTTAATCAAAGCAAACACAAGCTTGACTTTCTTTTGGTTCGACAAGAATGGAAACAAACAGCCAGTCATATGATGTGGTTTGATGTGCCAGGGTTCAACATCTTACACGCCATCGATGCTtgggatgaagaagaagaagacgcaGTGGTGATGATCGCACCCAAACAAATATGTTCTTATTCTGCATCGAAGTAAATTGTTAGTTCTATTTAGATACCACACATCGTACAAAGAAAACACACATAAAAACGGCCTGTAAAACTGTAAAAGCACAAAGAAGCTCATTGGCAATGTGGGTTGGGCCTTGTTAAATTTGCCCCGTAAAAAAATGTATGTGTTGGCTGGACTCGTTAAGTGTTATTGGGTAATCTGATAACCCGATTGTCCAGGACTCCGTTATCCGATAACTCTTAATAGGGTTGTCAGTCGAGTCCTTGTGATTCAAACAAATAGGGTCCGACTTGACCTGCACTGATAACCCAGGATCCTGCCTGATGTAAACCCTTGATGAAGTCATATGAATTATtttcatagttgagggacgaaattgagaataaaaatagtttaatgatgaaaatgaaattaCGTGCATAGTTgatggagaagaaaaaatatttttagctCTGCAAAAATTAACACAACTTAAGATTTGTACAAAGATGGAGAATCTATAAATTCTAATAAATCGCAGTCTTGACAGTAAAATTTTCATCACGTGTTGTAAACACGCGATACAAGTAGAGTTTGTTCTTGTGACATATGACATGCTGAATTATTTTTCTCATCCACATGCATCATTCTTGTACGTGCAAGGGCTTTattgataaagaaaaaagattaaagggtttttttatccaaaaaataaattatagggGCTAATTCCGTATTTATCTCAATCTAATAgagttagaaaataaaataataaaaaaaaccagatagaacgaagagagagaataaaggaaagtttttagagagagatagagCATTTAGAGCCACGATTCCCACTACCATACAGCAACAGCttccttttttggttttaatCCAAATTTATTTCTTTGTAATTATTAACCAAGCCTCGTAGTCGTAGATtaggagattttttttttcccctctagAAAAGTAGAAAAATCAACACGAAACCCTAGATCTCCGATGACTTCTTCCTTGTTTCGTTATCGCTACGATTCTTAATTTTCTCGCTCAGCTTCGTCGATTTGTCGTTGCTTTCACTTGATTCGGTGGGAGAGTGCGTTGTTTGCATCACCGGTTCTTTGGCCTCTGCGTGTTGTTTGTCAGATTCCTATTTGGTGAATTAGGGTTTGGTAGCTGGATTTTCGATTGTGAGTGCTATTGCGTCCATGGAACCTCGTGTAGGGAATAAGTTCCGACTAGGTCGGAAGATCGGTAGCGGCTCGTTTGGAGAGATATATCTTGGTACGTTGTGTTTATTCTTCGGTgttgtttttccttcttttgacAGTTGTGCGAtttgtttggtgttcttgatTGTAATTGATGATTGAGTTGTTTTGCAGGTACTAATATTCAGACTAATGAAGAAGTTGCCATTAAGCTTGTAAGTTTTTTTCGCTTCAGTCGCTTCTTCAAGTTGAGGATGTTAATGTCTTGTAGAATTATTGTTTGCAAGAAATTTGGGATATTTTCAGTCTTTATAGGCGCGTAACTCTTGATGATGTGCACAATTTTAGTGTTGGTTTGCCTTTTGGACTTTGTGAGTTTACCTATTCCATCGAAGTGGAAATGCAGGTTAAATAACTCGGTGATTCAACTGTTATCTTGAACTTTTTATGAAATAATTTCCTGTTTCCAACATTTTGAATAACAGCAGGAAAACATTGTGTACTCAAATTTAAAGCTGGTTGctatttttatttggtttttgaaTTTTCCTACCATGGCTTTCAAATACTTGGGTTCTTCAGGTGAAACAGagtgttatttttttctttcaaatctaTGAAATGTTATTGTTATTTCTATTTCTTCATGTAATTCTTGTAAAATGGTTCCTACTTGATTATATATTTTGCTAGATATGTCCAAATGGAGGTTTTAAGTTGAAAGGAATTAGGTTTTTGGTTGGTTTACATTTTACATGCTCAGTAAATAATGGGAGTTCCTTTTCACGGTAGTGATATATGTTTCTTCAACTTTCTTTGTtgcttcttctttcctttttttgtgcattatccATAGTGATTATTTCCCCCTGTTTGAGTGTTTTAGATGCTAATATGGCTTTTCAATTTCAGGAAAATGTTAAGACAAAGCATCCTCAACTGCTATATGAATCAAAGTTATACAGAATCTTACAGGGAGGAAGTAATAACGCTTTTCATTTAGTGCGAATATTTTTCATTAGTAGGCTTTATGACCAGGTTGATTTTGGCTATTTTTGTCCTCTCTCCTGATTATCTTTTATTTGGCAGCTGGAATTCCCAATGTTAGATGGTTTGGAGTTGAGGGAGATTACAATGTTCTAGTGATGGATTTGCTTGGACCTAGTCTTGAAGATCTGTTTAACTTCTGCACTAGGAAACTCTCTTTGAAATCAGTTCTTATGCTTGCGGATCAGATGGTATATCTCATTGATTGTACATTTACCTTGTTATTTTGTAtagtttcttatatttttcaattAATTTTGCATTTAATGAATTTTAAGATCAATCGTGTGGAGTTTGTCCATTCAAAATCATTTCTGCATCGGGATATTAAGCCTGACAATTTTCTTATGGGTTTGGGAAGGCGTGCAAATCAGGTAGGATAAAATTTTATATCTTCATTTAAAtatttctcttcttttgttttcctcCTGCAATTCCAGCATTATAACGTTGACGATTGTCAATTTGCATTTAGGTCTACGTCATTGACTTTGGTCTGGCTAAGAAATATCGGGATAGTTCAACCCATCAACATATTCCTTACAGGTAAGGAGTGTATTTGTTAATTGCCAATGTACGGATTTCATAATAAATGTAACGAGAACATATTTCTATCAACTAGCAGTATTTCCCATTTGTAATATAGACGGCATCGTAACTTATGTAATTCTCAACTTATGTGATTCTCCTGTGAGTTTTGGCAGTTATTTCCTTGTGTCATTTAGCTAGACATTTAGTACCTTACGTTTATTGTTTAGTCCCAGTGTTTTCAACTCcattttatctatttttttaaaaatcttggAGCATACACTGCCTGATGAAGTTTAGGCtccgtagaatgtttcgtaccaatatgatgccaaaagactatgaatgtgtttgattggagttttgaaaacaaaaatgattgTGAAAATTTGTTTGGCACATGTTTCTAGTAACATGTTTTGAAAATGAGAGAActactttttgtttttaaaaagcAAAGACACAAAACAGCAAAatgaagttttgtaaaattattaGAAACTATTTCCAAAATCCTTTTTAGAAACTAAAAAAGGAAACtatttccaaacacactctaagtgtTATTcgaatatttttttgttggatataTTGCTGGAAAAAAAGATTTGTATTTATGGTTACATTATTCAAGTGTGATTTCTTTCATTTCTGCATTAAGTTCTGTGAAGCGATGAGAATTGTGTCAGTGGTGTTGTAGTATTGGACTTGATGCCATTACATCTGATTCAACTATATTGCGGTTATTCTCTTTGCTTCTTGATCATTTACTTTTGTCTTTACCTATACTTCAATTTGCCGTTGATGGCATTGGGTAACTGCATGAGATGGCCTCTTGCTCTATTTGTCCATTCAAGGTCTTTTGTCTATTCAAGGCTTTTGTCTGTCCATAGTGGCTAATATGCTGTATTTTCACTGAATTGGATCATAAACCATACAGGGAGAATAAGAATTTGACAGGAACAGCAAGATACGCAAGCATGAACACTCACCTTGGGATTGGTTAGCCTTGTCTCTCTTTTTGAAATTGACATAATTTTCAATCTgctaattttttattaagtgtCATTCTCTTTGGTTCTTCTATTGGTTGtttctttttgcttttgaaCTGAGTAGAGCAAAGCCGGAGGGATGACCTAGAGTCTCTTGGTTATGTGCTTATGTACTTCTTGAGAGGAAGGTGATTTTGCTTTCTGCCTTACCTTGCCATCCTATGTGCTTTTTTTTCCAGTACTTCGTTTGATGCTGTCTTTCCCTCCTTTCCCTTCTTTGTCTCAGTCTTCCATGGCAGGGACTGAAAGCAGGAACAAAGAAGCAGAAGTATgagaaaattagtgaaaaaaaagtttcaaccTCAATTGAGGTCAGTGTTGAATTAATACATAGTATGCACAGTAGATCCTAATATTGATGAAACTCTTACATGAGATACAATCCCTATCCAGGCCTTATGTCGCGGTTATCCATCAGAATTTGCTTCATACTTCCATTATTGCCGTTCACTTAGATTTGATGATAAGCCAGACTATGCTTACCTGAAAAGAATATTTCGAGACCTTTTTATTCGTGAAGGTTTGAAcaattttcttatttaattcttaattttgGTCCAAAATTATTGCAAGTGTGAGATTTCATTTTGTTACACAGGTTTCCAGTTTGATTATGTCTTTGATTGGACCATATTGAAGTATCAGCAGTCGCAGCTGGCTGTTCCTCCGGCTCGTGCTGTTGTAAGCGTTTTCATATAATGAATTCTTTGTATCAGTCATCTATGTAATGATGCTGATTTCTACTATGCTCGTCTTTTTTTAGGGTGCTAGACCTGGCACTAGTTCTGGAATGCCTCCGGCCATTGCAATTGCTGACAGACATGCAGGTAATCTCTGTGTTCCTTGGTAGCTCTATATAAATGTTGACTTATAGATGAACATAGCTTAATGGATGATACTGTTGGAAGAGTTTCTTATGCTTTCCCTCATGTGAACCGAGTTGACTATTCTATTATCATTTCTTTTCTATTAT encodes the following:
- the LOC119993358 gene encoding casein kinase 1-like protein 1 isoform X4; translated protein: MEPRVGNKFRLGRKIGSGSFGEIYLGTNIQTNEEVAIKLENVKTKHPQLLYESKLYRILQGGTGIPNVRWFGVEGDYNVLVMDLLGPSLEDLFNFCTRKLSLKSVLMLADQMINRVEFVHSKSFLHRDIKPDNFLMGLGRRANQVYVIDFGLAKKYRDSSTHQHIPYRENKNLTGTARYASMNTHLGIEQSRRDDLESLGYVLMYFLRGSLPWQGLKAGTKKQKYEKISEKKVSTSIEALCRGYPSEFASYFHYCRSLRFDDKPDYAYLKRIFRDLFIREGFQFDYVFDWTILKYQQSQLAVPPARAGARPGTSSGMPPAIAIADRHAGEESRPPGLSSMDSSRRRISGPLNSGNFLKQKNPVAHDSSIAKDATFPSSNILGRSSGSLRRPAVSSSRDAFVGSETDPQRSSTIEACPPALHRVSGGQSPVGSSDPRHPSSGRTTSHAKNYETTLKGIESLHFDGDDRVHY
- the LOC119993358 gene encoding casein kinase 1-like protein 1 isoform X3 — encoded protein: MEPRVGNKFRLGRKIGSGSFGEIYLGTNIQTNEEVAIKLENVKTKHPQLLYESKLYRILQGGTGIPNVRWFGVEGDYNVLVMDLLGPSLEDLFNFCTRKLSLKSVLMLADQMINRVEFVHSKSFLHRDIKPDNFLMGLGRRANQVYVIDFGLAKKYRDSSTHQHIPYRENKNLTGTARYASMNTHLGIEQSRRDDLESLGYVLMYFLRGSLPWQGLKAGTKKQKYEKISEKKVSTSIEALCRGYPSEFASYFHYCRSLRFDDKPDYAYLKRIFRDLFIREGFQFDYVFDWTILKYQQSQLAVPPARAVGARPGTSSGMPPAIAIADRHAGEESRPPGLSSMDSSRRRISGPLNSGNFLKQKNPVAHDSSIAKDATFPSSNILGRSSGSLRRPAVSSSRDAFVGSETDPQRSSTIEACPPALHRVSGGQSPVGSSDPRHPSSGRTTSHAKNYETTLKGIESLHFDGDDRVHY
- the LOC119993358 gene encoding casein kinase 1-like protein 1 isoform X2, with protein sequence MEPRVGNKFRLGRKIGSGSFGEIYLGTNIQTNEEVAIKLENVKTKHPQLLYESKLYRILQGGTGIPNVRWFGVEGDYNVLVMDLLGPSLEDLFNFCTRKLSLKSVLMLADQMINRVEFVHSKSFLHRDIKPDNFLMGLGRRANQVYVIDFGLAKKYRDSSTHQHIPYRENKNLTGTARYASMNTHLGIEQSRRDDLESLGYVLMYFLRGSLPWQGLKAGTKKQKYEKISEKKVSTSIEALCRGYPSEFASYFHYCRSLRFDDKPDYAYLKRIFRDLFIREGFQFDYVFDWTILKYQQSQLAVPPARAGARPGTSSGMPPAIAIADRHAGEESRPPGLSSMDSSRRRISGPLNSGNFLKQKNPVAHDSSIAKDATAMQFPSSNILGRSSGSLRRPAVSSSRDAFVGSETDPQRSSTIEACPPALHRVSGGQSPVGSSDPRHPSSGRTTSHAKNYETTLKGIESLHFDGDDRVHY
- the LOC119993358 gene encoding casein kinase 1-like protein 1 isoform X1; this encodes MEPRVGNKFRLGRKIGSGSFGEIYLGTNIQTNEEVAIKLENVKTKHPQLLYESKLYRILQGGTGIPNVRWFGVEGDYNVLVMDLLGPSLEDLFNFCTRKLSLKSVLMLADQMINRVEFVHSKSFLHRDIKPDNFLMGLGRRANQVYVIDFGLAKKYRDSSTHQHIPYRENKNLTGTARYASMNTHLGIEQSRRDDLESLGYVLMYFLRGSLPWQGLKAGTKKQKYEKISEKKVSTSIEALCRGYPSEFASYFHYCRSLRFDDKPDYAYLKRIFRDLFIREGFQFDYVFDWTILKYQQSQLAVPPARAVGARPGTSSGMPPAIAIADRHAGEESRPPGLSSMDSSRRRISGPLNSGNFLKQKNPVAHDSSIAKDATAMQFPSSNILGRSSGSLRRPAVSSSRDAFVGSETDPQRSSTIEACPPALHRVSGGQSPVGSSDPRHPSSGRTTSHAKNYETTLKGIESLHFDGDDRVHY